Proteins encoded in a region of the Saccharothrix ecbatanensis genome:
- a CDS encoding DUF4191 domain-containing protein, producing the protein MAGKQDKAAAKAASKEAAKARRAASKAKRGQIFEAFKMQRREDKALVPLMLACLLGATAAAFLIGLIWDMHWVLLPMGIAVGALLAVIVFGRRVQRTVYAKADGQPGAAAWALDNLRGKWRVTQAVAGTTSGDMVHRVLGRPGVVLVAEGAPHRVKGLLAQEKKRVARVIGETPIYDLVVGTEEGQVPLRKLQGHLMKLPRNISTAQVDTIDNRLAALASRGAALPKGPMPQGAKMRNVQRAMRRR; encoded by the coding sequence ATGGCTGGTAAGCAGGACAAGGCGGCTGCCAAGGCGGCCTCCAAGGAAGCGGCGAAGGCCCGGCGCGCGGCATCGAAGGCGAAGCGCGGCCAGATCTTCGAGGCGTTCAAGATGCAGCGCCGCGAGGACAAGGCGCTCGTGCCGTTGATGCTGGCGTGCCTGCTCGGCGCGACGGCCGCGGCGTTCCTGATCGGCCTCATCTGGGACATGCACTGGGTGCTGCTGCCGATGGGCATCGCGGTGGGCGCGCTGCTCGCGGTCATCGTGTTCGGCCGTCGGGTGCAGCGCACCGTGTACGCGAAGGCGGACGGGCAGCCGGGCGCGGCGGCGTGGGCGCTGGACAACCTGCGCGGCAAGTGGCGGGTCACCCAGGCCGTGGCGGGCACGACGAGCGGTGACATGGTGCACCGGGTGCTCGGCCGGCCGGGCGTGGTGCTGGTCGCCGAGGGCGCGCCGCACCGGGTCAAGGGCCTGCTCGCGCAGGAGAAGAAGCGGGTGGCGCGGGTGATCGGCGAGACGCCGATCTACGACCTCGTCGTCGGCACGGAGGAAGGCCAGGTCCCGCTGCGCAAGCTCCAGGGCCACCTGATGAAGCTGCCGCGCAACATCTCGACCGCCCAGGTCGACACGATCGACAACCGGCTCGCCGCGCTGGCCAGCCGTGGCGCGGCACTGCCCAAGGGCCCGATGCCCCAGGGCGCCAAGATGCGGAACGTGCAGCGGGCCATGCGCCGCCGCTGA